A window of the Fusarium poae strain DAOMC 252244 chromosome 3, whole genome shotgun sequence genome harbors these coding sequences:
- a CDS encoding hypothetical protein (SECRETED:SignalP(1-26)), which translates to MHLLRISVAIKAFGLAFLSATATATASSEAPRDWTSLKLLTKAADSQVQGVLDNKNVSLTGSPRSLTRAVRQLVVPFLWPNSTYFHNETLVPHIEEMLEVLQKVQHDDGTYTVGNRHSPPDTGFLIEDFGIMVRILEKDDHEASQPFADVIRGLLVKAGPGLAKGGIHTPNHRWKICSALARISSITENESYVKRIDEWLAEGIDIDTDGIYSERSPNYYSAVSNPSLLTVAHELNYTDLIDYVRMNLELAIEHAEPNGEMEVIQSRRQDQAQPPVVNMGNFYPQFRELALLDNNGRFAAMARLIEELVGSQLGDFLANLMERPELAAQLPDPEDPFVDFEKHYTSAGLVRARRGNLTVSAFGGSDWYIDGKKADFYNRMGSGLSTNPTMFRAWNGKAVLEAVRLSANFFSMGHFRSNGVNVSDNGVIKLGSEIEVPYYLPMPSERRDENGTYKLSRSVDGRFYAMLDFENRPAIMRRLKTEVEISSTKAGYDLNFQVTGEDDVELTFELTFREGGKFKGVKEFVDSDNTTIYRLTEGKGEYTMGDDKITFGPGNGMGVIQNDAGEQYNWHRGNLTLEGSHVYITGVTPLNYTLNLGFA; encoded by the coding sequence ATGCATCTCCTTCGTATCTCTGTCGCCATCAAGGCATTTGGCCTGGCTTTCCTctctgccactgccactgccactgcctCTTCGGAAGCTCCTCGTGACTGGACCAGTCTAAAACTCCTCACTAAAGCCGCCGACTCACAAGTCCAAGGTGTTCTCGACAACAAGaatgtatctctgaccggcTCACCGCGATCCCTCACTCGCGCTGTCCGTCAATTGGTCGTACCGTTCCTATGGCCAAACTCGACATACTTCCACAATGAGACTTTGGTGCCTCACATCGAAGAGATGCTGGAAGTACTCCAGAAAGTCCAGCATGACGATGGCACATACACCGTCGGCAATCGCCACTCACCACCTGATACTGGATTTTTGATCGAAGATTTTGGTATCATGGTGCGGATTCTTGAAAAGGACGATCACGAAGCGTCGCAGCCATTTGCGGATGTCATCCGTGGTCTTCTCGTTAAAGCTGGACCTGGTCTTGCAAAGGGCGGTATTCACACGCCCAACCACAGATGGAAGATCTGCAGCGCTCTGGCGCGTATTTCTAGCATTACAGAAAACGAAAGCTATGTCAAGAGGATTGATGAGTGGCTTGCAGAAGGAATTGACATCGACACCGATGGCATTTACTCAGAGCGAAGCCCCAATTATTACTCGGCCGTGTCTAACCCTTCGCTCTTGACTGTTGCTCACGAGCTCAACTACACTGACCTAATCGACTACGTCCGCATGAACCTCGAACTAGCAATTGAGCACGCGGAACCCAATGGTGAGATGGAAGTTATCCAAAGCCGTCGCCAAGATCAAGCACAACCTCCCGTCGTCAACATGGGTAACTTCTACCCTCAGTTCCGTGAGCTTGCTCTCCTCGACAACAACGGTCGCTTTGCTGCTATGGCGCGTCTAATTGAAGAACTCGTTGGTTCACAACTGGGTGATTTCCTGGCCAACTTGATGGAGCGTCCTGAACTCGCCGCTCAACTACCTGATCCAGAAGACCCGTTTGTCGATTTTGAGAAGCACTACACTTCAGCTGGTCTTGTACGCGCGCGACGCGGAAACTTGACAGTTTCTGCTTTCGGTGGTTCAGATTGGTATATCGATGGAAAAAAGGCCGATTTCTACAATCGTATGGGTTCCGGTCTGTCTACCAACCCAACCATGTTCCGGGCATGGAACGGAAAGGCTGTTCTTGAAGCTGTTCGTCTCAGTGCCAATTTTTTCAGCATGGGCCATTTCCGATCCAATGGAGTTAATGTGTCTGACAACGGCGTTATCAAGCTGGGAAGCGAGATCGAGGTTCCATACTATCTCCCCATGCCATCTGAGCGCCGCGATGAGAACGGCACATACAAACTATCTCGCTCAGTCGACGGTCGCTTCTACGCTATGCTTGACTTTGAAAATCGCCCTGCTATCATGCGCCGCCTCAAGACCGAAGTCGAGATCAGCTCCACCAAGGCTGGTTACGACCTTAACTTCCAGGTCACTGGTGAGGATGATGTCGAGCTTACCTTTGAACTGACCTTCCGGGAGGGTGGAAAGTTCAAGGGAGTGAAGGAGTTTGTGGACAGTGACAACACCACTATTTATCGCCTCACAGAAGGAAAGGGAGAGTATACTATGGGCGATGATAAGATTACTTTCGGGCCTGGAAATGGCATGGGAGTTATTCAGAATGACGCTGGAGAGCAGTACAACTGGCATCGTGGCAACTTGACTTTGGAGGGAAGTCATGTGTATATCACTGGTGTCACACCTTTGAACTATACACTCAACCTGGGCTTTGCTTAA